A single genomic interval of uncultured Desulfobulbus sp. harbors:
- the nqrE gene encoding NADH:ubiquinone reductase (Na(+)-transporting) subunit E, translating to MAHYLDIIIRSLFIENLPLSFFLGMCTFLAISKKVQSAVGLGAAVLVLMVITVPVNNLILANLLEAGALSWAGQPDLDLSFLGLLTYIGVIAAIVQILEMTLDRFMPTLYATLGIFLPLLTVNCAILGGSLFMVERKYSFLESVAYGVGAGGGFFLAVVLLAGIREKLEYADPPAGLRGLGMTFICAGLMALAFMGLGGF from the coding sequence ATGGCTCATTATCTTGACATCATTATCCGCTCGCTGTTCATCGAAAACCTGCCTTTGAGTTTTTTTCTCGGCATGTGTACCTTTCTCGCCATCTCCAAAAAAGTGCAAAGCGCCGTTGGTCTTGGTGCGGCAGTCCTGGTCCTGATGGTGATTACGGTTCCGGTGAACAACCTCATCCTGGCCAATTTGCTTGAGGCAGGCGCCCTTTCCTGGGCGGGGCAGCCGGATCTCGACTTAAGTTTTCTTGGCCTGCTCACCTATATCGGCGTGATCGCGGCCATTGTCCAGATACTTGAAATGACGCTTGATCGTTTCATGCCCACCCTGTATGCGACCCTGGGTATTTTTTTACCGTTGTTGACCGTCAACTGCGCCATACTCGGTGGGAGCCTGTTCATGGTGGAGCGCAAATACAGTTTCTTGGAGAGTGTTGCCTATGGGGTGGGGGCGGGCGGCGGTTTTTTCCTTGCCGTCGTTCTGCTTGCCGGAATTCGTGAAAAACTGGAGTATGCCGATCCGCCTGCCGGCCTGCGTGGCCTGGGGATGACCTTTATCTGTGCCGGGCTTATGGCCCTTGCCTTCATGGGCTTGGGCGGTTTTTAG
- the nqrF gene encoding NADH:ubiquinone reductase (Na(+)-transporting) subunit F, with protein MTEIIGAVLIFLAIQLVLVSLIVTAKRLLLPRGEVIITVNEEKELQVQPGGKLLTSLAQQGIFLSSACGGGGSCGQCRCLVEEGGGAILPTEQGQIKPADARRGMRLSCQVPVKRDLKIQVPPEMLETRKWHCRVRSNHNVATFIKELVLELPPGEEVKFKPGGYIQVEVPPHALDYKSFDIDEKFLGDWTKFKMFQYQSRVHQPVSRAYSMANYPGEKGIIKLNVRIASPPPRGPLGIPPGQASSYIFKLKEGDEVTIAGPFGDFFIEESDSEMIYIGGGAGMAPLRSHIFELFKARNTQRRVSFWYGGRSVQELFYTEEFEALAEEHDNFTFHLALSEPQPEDNWQGLTGFIHQVLFENYLKHHPAPEDVNYYMCGPPVMTKAVLDMLDNLGVESSNIHYDDFGG; from the coding sequence ATGACGGAAATTATCGGTGCAGTCCTGATCTTTCTGGCCATCCAGCTGGTTTTGGTCTCTTTGATTGTGACGGCGAAACGGTTGTTACTTCCCCGTGGTGAGGTCATTATCACCGTGAATGAGGAAAAAGAACTGCAGGTGCAACCCGGGGGCAAACTGCTGACATCCTTGGCGCAACAGGGGATCTTCCTCTCCTCTGCCTGCGGTGGCGGTGGGAGCTGCGGGCAATGCCGTTGCCTGGTTGAGGAAGGCGGCGGGGCTATTCTGCCCACGGAGCAGGGGCAGATCAAACCAGCCGATGCCAGAAGGGGCATGCGTCTTTCCTGCCAGGTTCCGGTTAAACGCGATCTCAAAATCCAGGTTCCTCCGGAGATGCTGGAGACCCGTAAATGGCACTGCCGGGTCCGTTCCAATCACAACGTTGCAACCTTTATCAAGGAACTGGTTCTGGAATTACCGCCAGGTGAAGAAGTCAAATTCAAACCCGGTGGTTATATCCAGGTGGAAGTACCGCCGCATGCGTTGGACTACAAGAGTTTTGACATCGACGAAAAATTTCTCGGTGACTGGACAAAATTCAAAATGTTCCAGTATCAGTCCCGCGTGCATCAACCGGTCAGTCGAGCCTATTCCATGGCCAACTATCCCGGTGAGAAAGGTATCATCAAACTCAACGTCCGCATCGCCAGTCCACCGCCGCGTGGGCCGCTGGGTATTCCACCAGGTCAGGCATCCTCCTACATCTTCAAACTCAAGGAAGGGGATGAGGTGACCATTGCCGGGCCCTTTGGTGACTTCTTCATCGAGGAAAGCGATTCAGAGATGATCTATATCGGTGGCGGCGCAGGCATGGCGCCTCTGCGCAGCCACATCTTTGAACTGTTTAAAGCGCGCAACACCCAGCGGCGGGTTTCGTTTTGGTACGGGGGGCGGAGCGTCCAGGAATTGTTCTATACAGAGGAATTCGAGGCTCTGGCCGAAGAGCATGACAACTTTACCTTCCATCTTGCCCTCTCTGAACCGCAGCCCGAGGACAACTGGCAGGGATTAACCGGATTTATTCATCAGGTTCTCTTTGAGAATTATCTCAAACATCATCCTGCGCCGGAAGATGTCAATTACTACATGTGTGGCCCGCCCGTGATGACCAAGGCGGTACTTGATATGCTTGATAATCTTGGCGTGGAGTCCTCCAATATTCATTACGACGATTTTGGAGGGTAG
- a CDS encoding NADH:ubiquinone reductase (Na(+)-transporting) subunit B: MKFLREFFNRLEPKFAKGGPWHRWHALFEATDSFLFHSRRVTRIAPHVRDGVDYKRIMITVIIALVPCVIMALWNTGYQANSGLQQLGLDIPPGWRGAIMQLVGCDPHSLFSNIVHGSLYFLPIYGVTVVVGSIWEGLFNLIRGHEISEAFLVTSLLFPLTLPATIPLWQVALGISFGIIFAKEVFGGVGRNFMNPALVSRAFLYFAYPIEITGDAVWVPVDGLTSATPLAHLAASPAGFNPSELSVSWMDAFVGIMPGSMGETSTLACLLGAAFLLFTGIASWRVMGAMLVGGLAAVLLLTNLPSPANGLQTLPAHWHLVLGGFAFGLVFMATDPVSAAQTPTGQWMYGLLIGILAIVIRAANPAFPEGVMLAILLGNVCAPLLDHFVIQANIKRRRLRHG, from the coding sequence ATGAAATTTCTTCGCGAGTTTTTTAACAGGCTGGAACCAAAGTTTGCCAAGGGGGGGCCTTGGCATCGGTGGCACGCCCTGTTTGAGGCCACGGACTCCTTTTTGTTTCATAGTCGGCGAGTTACGCGAATAGCCCCTCATGTTCGTGACGGGGTCGATTACAAGCGAATCATGATCACGGTGATCATCGCCCTGGTCCCCTGTGTCATCATGGCCCTCTGGAATACCGGTTATCAGGCCAACAGTGGCTTGCAGCAGCTTGGTCTGGATATTCCTCCCGGCTGGCGAGGGGCTATTATGCAGCTAGTTGGCTGCGATCCCCACAGCTTGTTTTCAAATATAGTGCATGGCTCACTCTATTTTCTGCCCATCTATGGAGTCACGGTTGTGGTGGGCAGCATCTGGGAAGGGTTGTTCAATCTCATCCGCGGTCACGAGATTTCCGAGGCCTTTCTGGTCACCAGCCTCCTCTTTCCCTTGACCCTGCCGGCAACGATTCCGCTTTGGCAGGTCGCCTTGGGGATCAGTTTCGGTATCATCTTTGCCAAGGAGGTTTTTGGTGGGGTCGGCCGCAACTTTATGAACCCGGCGTTGGTCTCTCGGGCGTTTCTCTATTTTGCCTATCCCATCGAGATTACCGGTGATGCCGTCTGGGTACCGGTGGATGGACTGACAAGCGCCACCCCGCTGGCCCATCTTGCCGCATCCCCGGCCGGATTCAATCCGTCTGAGCTCTCCGTCAGCTGGATGGATGCCTTTGTCGGCATCATGCCTGGCTCCATGGGGGAAACATCGACCCTGGCCTGCCTGCTTGGCGCGGCATTTTTACTCTTTACCGGGATCGCCTCCTGGCGTGTCATGGGGGCCATGCTTGTTGGCGGTCTGGCGGCTGTCCTGCTGTTGACCAATCTGCCGTCCCCGGCCAATGGCCTGCAAACGCTGCCTGCCCACTGGCATCTGGTACTTGGCGGCTTTGCCTTTGGTTTGGTGTTCATGGCAACGGATCCTGTGTCCGCTGCACAGACGCCAACAGGGCAATGGATGTACGGTTTGCTTATCGGCATCCTTGCCATTGTCATTCGCGCCGCCAATCCGGCTTTTCCCGAGGGGGTGATGTTGGCAATCTTGCTGGGTAATGTTTGTGCACCGCTGTTGGATCATTTTGTCATCCAGGCCAACATCAAGAGGAGGAGGCTGCGCCATGGCTGA
- a CDS encoding Na(+)-translocating NADH-quinone reductase subunit C gives MAEESLARPFYTVLVLALVCSALVAGTAVGLRPFQEANRKIDQQKNILRAAGLFNPDKEVADQFNALIEIRLVDLVAGTFIDQQQEANLSFEEKRTLERDQDPAGLFQVERFSPVYLVHQDGRFQQIILPVRGKGLWSTMYAYVAVDADLKTIRGISFYEHGETPGLGGEIENPRWQASWQGKEIYGPHHNVALRVVKSGSADGGGASHRIDGISGATMTGNGVSEMLRFWFGENGFGAFLQWLQQQGGLNERSKT, from the coding sequence ATGGCTGAAGAATCCTTAGCCAGACCCTTTTACACCGTCCTCGTTCTGGCTCTGGTCTGTTCAGCGCTTGTGGCCGGGACTGCCGTTGGATTGCGCCCCTTCCAGGAGGCCAATCGCAAAATTGACCAGCAAAAGAATATTCTCCGTGCGGCCGGACTCTTCAACCCGGATAAAGAGGTGGCGGATCAGTTCAATGCACTGATTGAAATACGTCTGGTCGATCTGGTTGCAGGCACATTCATCGATCAACAGCAGGAGGCCAATCTCAGTTTTGAAGAAAAGAGAACCCTTGAGCGCGATCAGGACCCGGCTGGTCTCTTCCAGGTCGAACGGTTCTCGCCTGTGTATCTGGTGCACCAGGATGGCCGTTTCCAGCAAATCATCCTGCCGGTACGCGGCAAGGGATTATGGTCGACCATGTATGCCTACGTGGCGGTGGACGCCGATTTGAAGACCATCCGTGGCATTAGTTTTTACGAACACGGTGAAACTCCCGGCCTTGGGGGCGAGATCGAAAATCCCAGGTGGCAAGCGAGTTGGCAGGGGAAAGAAATCTACGGTCCTCATCACAACGTTGCCCTGCGGGTGGTGAAGAGCGGTTCCGCAGATGGCGGTGGGGCGAGCCATCGTATCGACGGTATCTCAGGGGCGACCATGACCGGCAACGGTGTATCGGAGATGCTGCGGTTCTGGTTTGGCGAAAATGGATTTGGCGCATTTCTCCAGTGGCTGCAGCAACAGGGAGGACTCAATGAAAGATCGAAAACGTGA
- a CDS encoding Na(+)-translocating NADH-quinone reductase subunit A: MHIVTIRRGLDIPITGTPEQRIGKGPPVEEVALMGDDYPGLKPTMLVKEGERVRLGQPLFSDKKNQGVLFTAPAAGKIKAIHRGPKRRFESLVIAVDGDEAVHFSPAATPLSPPSPEELRSLLLNSGLWTAFRTRPFGKIPYADAKPSSLFIAALDTAPLAADPTVILEHDPHHFQTGLECLHRLLGVPIHLCIRPGTNLDNLLIPGVEVHGFVGPHPAGLPSTHIHFIDPVHAQKQVWHLDVQDVQAIGHLWNTGTLPKSRIIALSGPGMKKPRLIDTLPGASVEQLCRHEVQSQGQWRLLSGSVLDGRVAEGTMGYLGRYHRQVAVLGDDDGRSLFGWLAPGSDRFSQTGLFASRFSPGKRFNMITAAWGGRRAIYPLGVYEKVMPLDIIATSLLKSLAVGDTEKSAALGCLELIEEDLALCSFVCPGKNEFGPMLRSVLSAIEQGE, translated from the coding sequence ATGCACATCGTCACCATTCGTCGCGGTCTCGACATTCCCATAACTGGAACCCCGGAACAACGGATAGGGAAGGGGCCTCCGGTAGAGGAGGTCGCCCTGATGGGCGACGACTATCCCGGCCTCAAACCGACCATGCTTGTCAAAGAAGGGGAACGGGTCAGGTTAGGGCAACCCCTTTTTTCTGATAAAAAAAATCAAGGTGTGCTGTTTACCGCACCTGCCGCCGGTAAGATCAAGGCCATTCATCGCGGCCCTAAACGTCGGTTCGAGTCCCTGGTCATTGCCGTTGACGGCGATGAGGCCGTTCATTTTTCCCCAGCCGCCACGCCGCTGTCTCCCCCGTCCCCTGAAGAGCTTCGTTCCCTGCTTTTGAACTCCGGTCTCTGGACCGCCTTTCGCACCCGCCCTTTCGGCAAGATTCCATATGCCGACGCCAAACCAAGTTCGCTTTTTATCGCCGCACTGGATACCGCGCCCCTGGCTGCCGACCCCACAGTCATTTTGGAGCACGATCCACATCACTTTCAAACCGGACTTGAATGCCTGCATCGTCTCCTTGGTGTGCCGATTCACCTCTGTATCCGGCCAGGTACCAATCTTGATAACCTCCTGATCCCAGGTGTTGAAGTGCATGGTTTTGTCGGCCCGCACCCGGCCGGGTTGCCTTCCACCCATATCCACTTTATCGATCCGGTGCATGCGCAGAAGCAGGTCTGGCATCTGGATGTTCAGGACGTCCAGGCCATCGGCCACCTGTGGAACACCGGCACCTTGCCCAAGAGCAGAATCATTGCTCTGTCCGGGCCGGGGATGAAAAAGCCTCGCCTGATCGACACGTTACCCGGTGCTTCGGTGGAACAACTCTGTCGCCATGAAGTGCAATCCCAGGGACAATGGCGCCTGCTGTCCGGTTCCGTGCTCGACGGTCGTGTTGCGGAGGGGACCATGGGATATCTCGGTCGCTATCACAGGCAGGTTGCCGTCCTGGGCGACGATGATGGCCGGAGCCTGTTTGGCTGGTTGGCGCCGGGGAGCGACCGTTTCTCGCAAACCGGTCTGTTCGCCTCCCGTTTCTCTCCTGGGAAAAGGTTCAACATGATCACTGCCGCCTGGGGGGGAAGGCGAGCGATTTATCCGTTGGGGGTGTACGAGAAAGTCATGCCCCTGGATATTATTGCCACGTCGTTATTAAAAAGCCTTGCGGTCGGCGATACTGAAAAATCCGCAGCCCTTGGCTGTCTGGAATTGATAGAGGAAGATCTCGCTCTGTGCAGTTTTGTCTGTCCCGGGAAAAATGAATTCGGACCGATGCTGCGTTCAGTGCTGAGCGCTATTGAGCAGGGCGAATAG
- a CDS encoding glucose-6-phosphate dehydrogenase, whose amino-acid sequence MDNRDGFLCIFGATGDLAAKKIFPALQQWSEDALPMRRIWCLGRRSLDTERYLEFIEARGGIHLGESLRRRIEYHRLEFSEAEAYQALAARIDKQGFDRDARRLFFLAVKPEAFVPVALQLHGANLLVSGHPQHRLMLEKPFGDSLQSAVGIQQQLMELVNEEQLYRIDHYLGKEMIRNILTIRFANRLFSESWHGGAIERIEVTSIETAGVEERLDYYDRAGAINDMVQSHLLQMVALVAMAAPDDLAPESIRRAKIDILQHLRPDPQERQVIGQYAGYCEQMPGSTTETAVEAVLRIDNPQWAGTRFIVRTGKKLAEKRTEIRLHYRAMPLCVSCSQTVEAKANQLVIEVFPSEGVQVQFNSKTPGYEYEIDQVMAEYCHSCRMIGNKPEAYVKLLKDAWEGDKTLFASFAELQVQWRIADAIRSAAHRRDLVVYAPGTPAIIASGGQPC is encoded by the coding sequence GTGGACAACCGAGACGGCTTCCTCTGTATCTTTGGCGCAACCGGAGACCTGGCCGCCAAGAAGATCTTTCCTGCCCTGCAACAGTGGAGTGAAGACGCGTTGCCCATGCGCCGCATCTGGTGTCTGGGACGTCGTTCCCTGGACACCGAACGGTATTTGGAATTTATCGAAGCCAGAGGGGGGATCCATCTGGGCGAGTCACTCCGAAGGCGGATTGAGTACCACCGGCTCGAATTCAGCGAAGCAGAGGCGTACCAGGCCCTGGCCGCCCGCATCGATAAGCAGGGCTTTGACCGGGACGCCCGACGGTTGTTTTTCCTGGCGGTCAAGCCGGAGGCCTTTGTGCCTGTTGCCCTCCAGTTGCATGGGGCCAACCTGTTGGTCAGTGGCCACCCCCAACACCGGCTGATGCTGGAAAAACCGTTTGGCGACAGTCTGCAGTCGGCTGTCGGCATTCAACAGCAACTCATGGAGTTGGTGAACGAAGAGCAGCTTTATAGGATCGATCATTACCTCGGCAAGGAGATGATTCGCAATATCCTGACCATCCGTTTTGCCAACCGCCTCTTCAGCGAGAGCTGGCACGGAGGCGCCATTGAGCGGATCGAAGTCACCAGCATCGAGACCGCCGGAGTTGAAGAACGCTTGGATTATTACGATCGTGCCGGAGCGATCAACGACATGGTTCAGAGTCATCTGCTGCAAATGGTGGCCTTGGTGGCCATGGCCGCGCCGGACGATCTTGCGCCGGAATCGATTCGCCGAGCCAAGATCGATATCCTCCAGCATCTGCGACCCGATCCCCAGGAAAGACAGGTGATCGGCCAGTATGCAGGATACTGCGAGCAGATGCCCGGCTCGACCACTGAGACAGCGGTCGAGGCCGTGCTCCGGATCGACAACCCTCAGTGGGCGGGAACCCGGTTCATTGTCCGGACCGGCAAAAAACTGGCGGAAAAACGGACCGAGATTCGCCTCCATTACCGGGCGATGCCGCTGTGCGTGAGCTGCAGTCAAACCGTCGAGGCTAAAGCCAACCAGTTGGTGATCGAGGTCTTTCCCAGCGAAGGCGTGCAGGTGCAGTTCAACTCCAAAACACCGGGATACGAGTATGAGATCGACCAGGTCATGGCCGAATACTGTCACAGTTGCAGGATGATTGGCAATAAACCAGAGGCATATGTCAAATTGCTCAAAGATGCCTGGGAGGGTGACAAGACCCTGTTTGCCAGCTTTGCCGAACTGCAGGTGCAGTGGCGTATTGCCGATGCCATCCGGTCGGCGGCCCACCGGAGAGATCTGGTGGTCTATGCCCCCGGCACCCCAGCCATCATTGCCTCAGGAGGTCAGCCATGCTAA
- a CDS encoding NADH:ubiquinone reductase (Na(+)-transporting) subunit D — translation MKDRKRDLLLRSIIERNPIALLVLGICSALAVTSQMETAFVMSICVTLVVACSSCIISLVRAQIPNSVRIGIQITVIATLVILVDQVLKAFYFDLAKQLSIYIGLIITNCIVMGRAEGFAMANPPFNSFLDGIGNGLGYGFVLMTVSFIRELLGSGSVFGWQVLPLTTNGGWYVRNGLLLLPVSAFFIIALIIWALRTIDPVQQEKD, via the coding sequence ATGAAAGATCGAAAACGTGATCTTCTGCTGCGTTCGATCATCGAGCGCAATCCGATTGCGCTGCTGGTGCTGGGCATCTGTTCGGCGCTGGCCGTCACCTCGCAGATGGAGACCGCCTTTGTCATGTCCATCTGCGTTACCCTGGTGGTTGCCTGCTCCAGCTGTATTATTTCTCTGGTGCGCGCCCAAATTCCCAATTCCGTCCGCATCGGCATTCAGATCACCGTGATAGCCACCCTGGTCATCCTGGTCGATCAGGTACTCAAGGCCTTTTATTTTGATCTGGCCAAGCAACTCTCCATCTACATTGGCTTGATCATCACCAACTGCATTGTCATGGGGCGAGCCGAAGGATTTGCCATGGCAAATCCGCCGTTCAATAGTTTCCTCGATGGTATCGGCAATGGTCTTGGCTATGGATTCGTGTTGATGACCGTCTCCTTTATTCGGGAGCTGTTGGGCTCGGGTTCGGTTTTCGGTTGGCAGGTTCTGCCTCTGACCACCAATGGCGGCTGGTATGTTCGCAATGGGCTCTTGCTTTTACCTGTGAGCGCTTTTTTTATCATCGCGCTGATTATCTGGGCGCTGCGAACCATTGATCCGGTGCAACAGGAGAAAGACTGA
- a CDS encoding FAD:protein FMN transferase encodes MSETGNGRHLIGRRKFLQILAVAGAAGGLYGYGVLRAGGQNQVVRQSRTMMGTQINLIVYGPDQDQCLQATTATFARMELLESFFSRFQPESALSRLNATGQLDAAPDDLLQVLSLAEHISQVSDGAFDVSVLPLLRLYAQQQLPSQAQLTQTLPLVDYRNIKRNGNKVRFTRQGMGITLDGIAKGYVVDQAVATLKQSGFSNVYVEAGGDLMVSGTKPADAPWRIGIQNPRADSTESMTILSVRSPLAIATSGDYMQPFSDDLQNHHILDPRKGISPPDLASATVTAPSVALADSLATASMVLGPQRSIALLQHFDDCEGLFIDKQLKHYKTSGFQG; translated from the coding sequence ATGAGTGAAACAGGCAACGGTCGTCATCTCATAGGACGACGAAAATTTCTGCAAATTCTGGCTGTTGCCGGTGCTGCCGGGGGCCTGTACGGGTACGGTGTGCTCCGGGCCGGGGGCCAAAACCAGGTTGTACGTCAAAGTCGGACCATGATGGGCACCCAAATCAATCTCATCGTCTACGGTCCGGATCAGGACCAGTGCCTCCAAGCGACCACAGCCACTTTTGCCCGCATGGAATTGCTGGAGAGTTTTTTTAGTCGATTTCAGCCTGAAAGCGCCCTGAGCCGGCTCAATGCAACAGGGCAGCTTGATGCGGCCCCCGATGATTTACTCCAGGTGCTGAGCCTGGCTGAGCACATCAGCCAGGTCTCCGATGGCGCCTTTGATGTCTCGGTTCTCCCCTTGCTGCGTCTCTATGCGCAACAGCAACTTCCCTCACAGGCACAGCTCACCCAGACTCTTCCCCTGGTTGATTATCGAAATATCAAACGCAATGGAAACAAGGTGCGTTTCACCCGACAGGGAATGGGAATTACCCTTGACGGCATCGCCAAAGGATATGTTGTCGATCAGGCGGTCGCCACTCTTAAACAATCCGGATTCAGCAACGTCTATGTCGAGGCGGGGGGTGATCTCATGGTTTCCGGCACGAAACCGGCCGACGCCCCCTGGCGAATCGGCATCCAGAACCCCCGAGCTGATTCGACCGAGTCCATGACCATCCTGTCGGTTAGATCCCCCTTGGCGATAGCCACTTCCGGAGACTACATGCAGCCCTTCTCGGATGATCTGCAAAACCATCATATTCTTGACCCGCGAAAAGGGATTTCACCACCGGATTTAGCCAGCGCGACCGTTACCGCCCCATCCGTTGCTCTGGCTGACAGCCTGGCAACCGCTTCCATGGTCCTGGGGCCCCAACGATCTATCGCTCTGCTGCAGCACTTTGACGACTGCGAAGGGCTGTTTATCGACAAGCAACTCAAACATTATAAAACCTCCGGATTTCAAGGCTGA
- a CDS encoding cyclase family protein, translating to MLNWISLSLPIKETMAVYKNLEEKRPRIETTRNFSQHGMHESTLHLPLHTGTHIDYPLHALDGGKRSSDYQLFPIEFTGLVVDLCPQPPTAITLDLARTLSLDSIDAVFFRTLEQPLEAFDPLFPGVTDEAAAWLCEYPLLFVGTDQPGIERAQPGHPTHIRLLKKDILIIEGLNLSRMSGGGRFRCRAFTLGIEGVEAEPVLVYAQTIQSS from the coding sequence ATGCTAAATTGGATATCGTTGTCACTCCCCATCAAGGAAACAATGGCTGTGTATAAGAATCTGGAGGAAAAACGGCCGCGCATCGAGACCACCCGCAACTTTTCCCAGCATGGCATGCACGAAAGCACCCTGCATTTGCCCTTACACACCGGAACCCATATCGATTACCCGCTCCATGCCTTAGACGGCGGCAAACGCTCCAGCGATTACCAACTCTTCCCAATCGAGTTCACCGGACTGGTCGTCGACCTCTGCCCGCAGCCGCCTACAGCCATCACCCTCGACCTGGCACGAACCCTGTCTTTGGATTCCATCGACGCAGTGTTCTTCCGGACCCTGGAGCAACCGCTGGAGGCATTCGATCCCCTTTTTCCCGGAGTGACCGATGAGGCGGCCGCCTGGTTGTGTGAATATCCCCTGCTCTTTGTCGGCACCGATCAGCCGGGCATTGAACGGGCGCAACCAGGGCATCCGACCCATATTCGGTTGCTGAAAAAGGACATTCTGATCATCGAGGGGCTGAATCTTTCCCGGATGTCCGGTGGGGGGCGATTTCGGTGCAGGGCCTTCACCCTGGGCATCGAGGGGGTCGAAGCGGAACCCGTTCTGGTGTATGCCCAGACGATACAGTCATCCTGA
- a CDS encoding pyridoxamine 5'-phosphate oxidase family protein — MNIPAEQLSVLQELCRTQPLAVLATAAGSHPYVNLMAVAVTDDLRRLYFATPRATRKWANLTRNPRVSLLLDNRTNQVSDFGQAVAATLLGSTHEIEGKAREEGLMVYLSRHPHLADFVASPTCALFQVQIDRIYLVTHFQNVMEFH; from the coding sequence ATGAACATTCCCGCCGAACAACTCTCCGTCCTCCAGGAACTCTGCCGCACTCAACCCCTGGCGGTCCTGGCCACCGCCGCCGGTTCCCATCCGTATGTGAATCTGATGGCCGTTGCAGTCACGGATGACCTGCGTCGCCTCTATTTTGCGACTCCCCGTGCCACTCGCAAATGGGCAAATCTCACCAGGAATCCTCGAGTATCTCTTCTTCTGGATAATCGAACCAACCAGGTGTCTGATTTCGGGCAGGCCGTTGCCGCAACGCTTCTCGGTTCAACACATGAAATCGAGGGTAAAGCTCGCGAAGAAGGGTTGATGGTTTATTTATCCAGGCATCCGCACCTGGCCGATTTTGTCGCCTCGCCTACCTGCGCGCTGTTTCAGGTTCAGATTGACCGTATCTACCTAGTCACGCACTTTCAGAATGTCATGGAGTTTCATTGA
- a CDS encoding DUF3833 domain-containing protein has translation MAMPFYFQVFSYFFCVVIALLTTSCTPVTISDYANQEPQFDMQAYFNGHIVAYGIVQDRSGKVIRRMTVDMQCSWQGDTGTLDENFTYADGKKERRVWTIKKQNDRYSGTAADVVGEAVGTAAGNALNWKYVLVLPIDNKVYHVHFDDWMWQLNDTIMMNRAVFSKFGFKLGEVLITFYKQ, from the coding sequence ATGGCCATGCCCTTCTATTTTCAAGTATTTTCGTATTTTTTTTGTGTTGTCATTGCACTGTTAACAACGAGTTGCACTCCGGTAACTATTTCTGACTATGCAAACCAGGAACCTCAATTCGATATGCAGGCATACTTTAATGGGCATATTGTTGCCTATGGTATAGTCCAGGATCGATCAGGAAAGGTCATTCGCCGCATGACGGTCGATATGCAGTGCAGTTGGCAAGGCGACACAGGAACCCTTGATGAAAATTTCACCTACGCTGACGGCAAAAAAGAACGCCGAGTATGGACGATCAAAAAACAAAATGATCGTTATAGCGGAACCGCTGCCGACGTCGTCGGCGAGGCTGTCGGCACAGCAGCAGGCAATGCGTTAAACTGGAAATATGTGCTTGTCCTTCCTATTGACAACAAGGTGTATCACGTGCACTTTGACGATTGGATGTGGCAACTGAACGATACAATCATGATGAACCGGGCTGTCTTTTCCAAGTTTGGGTTTAAACTGGGCGAAGTCCTGATCACTTTCTATAAGCAATAG
- a CDS encoding chalcone isomerase family protein: MNAAALTLEGVTFQESVRIDNKQTPIRGAALLRWLKIFKVYVAALYLPDNSAPNDALADIPKRLEISYLVSIAGPDFGKGAEAVLERNNSPKALARLRDRIDQLNAVYRDVQPGDRYALTYAPGQGTELSFNGQPLITIEGADFAAAYFGIWLGKDPIDLEMRSRLIGES; the protein is encoded by the coding sequence ATGAACGCCGCGGCGTTGACCCTCGAGGGTGTAACGTTCCAAGAGAGTGTCCGCATTGACAACAAGCAGACCCCAATTCGAGGTGCAGCCCTTCTGCGCTGGTTGAAAATTTTCAAGGTCTATGTGGCGGCTCTTTACCTCCCTGACAACAGTGCGCCCAATGATGCCTTGGCCGATATTCCCAAGCGTCTTGAAATAAGTTACCTCGTATCCATAGCCGGACCAGATTTTGGCAAAGGGGCAGAAGCTGTTTTGGAAAGGAACAACAGCCCCAAGGCTCTTGCCCGTTTGCGCGACCGCATCGACCAGCTCAACGCAGTATATCGTGATGTTCAGCCTGGCGATCGATATGCCCTGACCTACGCTCCCGGCCAAGGGACAGAGCTGAGCTTCAATGGCCAGCCACTCATCACCATCGAAGGTGCAGATTTTGCCGCAGCATATTTTGGCATATGGCTGGGTAAAGATCCCATCGACCTGGAAATGCGCAGTCGACTGATAGGTGAAAGCTGA